A genomic window from Cloacibacillus evryensis DSM 19522 includes:
- the folK gene encoding 2-amino-4-hydroxy-6-hydroxymethyldihydropteridine diphosphokinase gives MSDHKVMLALGSNLGNRLDILKRAVARLAGAGIHIEAKSRVWETKPWGVTDQPLFLNMCAAVRTELEPLELLCLLKKTEAELGRSAGMRWGPREIDIDIIFFDSLSLKDPKLTVPHPRMHERGFVLKPLMEIAPEMIHPLFEKSVAELYDELPSSERDGMVWISEI, from the coding sequence ATGTCTGACCATAAGGTGATGCTCGCCCTCGGATCGAACCTCGGCAACCGCCTCGACATACTCAAAAGGGCGGTAGCTAGGTTGGCCGGCGCGGGCATACATATAGAGGCTAAGAGCCGCGTTTGGGAGACAAAGCCATGGGGCGTGACGGACCAGCCGCTCTTTCTCAATATGTGCGCGGCCGTCCGCACCGAGCTGGAGCCGCTTGAACTGCTCTGCCTGCTGAAAAAGACGGAGGCGGAGCTCGGACGTTCCGCGGGTATGCGCTGGGGACCGCGTGAGATAGATATAGACATCATCTTCTTCGATTCCCTCTCCTTAAAAGACCCGAAGCTGACCGTCCCCCACCCGCGCATGCACGAGCGCGGATTTGTGCTGAAGCCGCTCATGGAGATAGCTCCCGAGATGATACATCCCCTCTTTGAAAAGAGCGTCGCGGAGCTGTACGATGAACTGCCCTCTTCCGAGAGGGACGGCATGGTGTGGATATCGGAAATATGA
- a CDS encoding MurR/RpiR family transcriptional regulator — MDSTQLQNLLMEKAHTMPNKARRVAEYLLANMREASFRSIGDIADELKVSKAQLVRVAQMLGFSGYAELKACLQKTILEQINPAALLARAVNSSDSFPDSVSKAEHANLDDTMAQLSPEETDRFNEIVKGANNIYCVGWGISSLVMELMQIRLTIMGCRAFLCRRGGLSLWEQVRGVREGDVVIVCELPSYAVEVTESVEIAHRNGAKVITMTDSAAAPVCRFAELQLNVSANSPTFGSSIIGPIFLTHVLTSSLAVSLGAEAKKSFDEQANFLHDERIFHPIFGLKY; from the coding sequence ATGGATAGTACGCAATTACAGAACCTTTTAATGGAAAAAGCGCATACGATGCCGAACAAGGCGCGCCGTGTGGCGGAGTACCTGCTTGCGAATATGCGGGAGGCCTCCTTTCGCTCAATAGGCGATATAGCGGACGAACTGAAGGTGTCGAAGGCGCAGCTTGTACGCGTGGCCCAGATGCTGGGGTTCTCAGGGTACGCCGAGCTGAAGGCCTGCCTCCAGAAGACGATCCTCGAACAGATCAACCCGGCGGCGCTGCTCGCAAGGGCGGTAAATTCAAGCGACTCTTTCCCGGACAGCGTATCCAAGGCGGAGCACGCGAACCTCGACGATACGATGGCGCAGCTTTCGCCGGAAGAGACCGACCGCTTCAATGAGATAGTCAAGGGAGCCAACAACATCTACTGCGTCGGCTGGGGGATCTCGTCGCTCGTCATGGAGCTTATGCAGATACGCCTCACGATCATGGGATGCCGCGCTTTCCTCTGCCGCCGCGGCGGCCTCTCCCTCTGGGAGCAGGTCCGCGGGGTCCGCGAGGGAGACGTCGTCATCGTCTGTGAGCTCCCGAGCTACGCGGTCGAGGTCACGGAGTCCGTGGAGATCGCTCACCGCAACGGCGCGAAGGTCATCACGATGACGGACAGCGCCGCCGCTCCCGTCTGCCGCTTCGCCGAACTCCAGCTCAACGTTTCGGCCAACAGCCCCACCTTCGGCAGCAGCATAATCGGCCCGATCTTCCTCACCCATGTACTCACCTCGTCGCTCGCGGTCTCGCTTGGCGCCGAGGCGAAAAAGTCCTTTGACGAGCAGGCGAATTTCCTGCATGACGAGAGGATATTCCACCCGATATTCGGCCTCAAATACTGA
- a CDS encoding NADH:flavin oxidoreductase, producing the protein MKETSDREKIIRLFEPFDNKIFPVKNRFVRAATWLGACEDATGRATPAAISRQAETASGGAGTVISEFSYISPEGKAVPRQWGLDRGEAVDDVRRLAGVIHGSGSKLVVQICHAGGARRADFSNGMPAYSPSGGEYPGSDMRSIMMTEEDIQKVRRDFAAAALRAREGGADGVEIHGAHGYLLTQFLSPLINRRSDRYGGCFENRLRLTREVYASVREAVGRDFSVWLKMSVTEGAEGGYGVDEGIEAALTLLRDGVNVIEVSSGTGYAAPEHIPSVVGISAGESEAPFAAYAAKIKARAPQDSLVTLTGGLRSLPVMAALLDNGAADLFGLSRPFNAEPDLVNRWAEDDARPSACISCNACFKTAAYGVVDCPIMRDRQEGDWDPL; encoded by the coding sequence ATGAAAGAGACCAGCGACAGGGAGAAGATAATCAGGTTATTCGAACCCTTCGATAATAAAATATTTCCCGTGAAAAACCGCTTTGTCAGGGCGGCGACGTGGCTGGGCGCCTGCGAAGACGCCACGGGCCGCGCGACGCCCGCGGCGATATCGCGGCAGGCGGAAACGGCGTCCGGCGGCGCGGGGACGGTGATATCTGAGTTTTCCTATATAAGTCCCGAGGGCAAGGCCGTGCCGCGGCAGTGGGGGCTCGACCGCGGCGAGGCCGTCGATGATGTGAGGAGGCTCGCCGGCGTCATCCACGGCAGCGGCTCCAAACTCGTGGTGCAGATATGCCACGCCGGCGGCGCGCGCAGGGCGGACTTCTCCAATGGTATGCCGGCCTACTCCCCGAGCGGCGGGGAATACCCCGGAAGCGACATGCGGAGTATCATGATGACAGAGGAAGATATCCAAAAAGTCCGCCGTGACTTCGCGGCGGCGGCGCTGCGCGCGCGGGAGGGGGGCGCTGACGGAGTGGAGATACACGGCGCTCACGGCTATCTGCTGACGCAATTTCTCTCACCGCTCATCAACCGCCGCAGCGACCGTTACGGCGGGTGCTTTGAAAATCGTCTGCGGCTGACGCGCGAGGTCTACGCCTCCGTGCGCGAGGCCGTAGGGAGGGATTTTTCCGTATGGCTTAAGATGAGCGTCACGGAGGGGGCCGAGGGCGGCTACGGCGTCGACGAGGGGATAGAGGCGGCCCTTACGCTGCTGCGCGACGGGGTGAACGTCATCGAGGTCTCATCCGGCACCGGGTACGCGGCGCCGGAGCATATACCGAGCGTCGTCGGGATATCCGCCGGCGAGTCGGAGGCGCCTTTCGCCGCCTACGCGGCGAAGATAAAGGCGCGCGCGCCGCAGGATTCCCTGGTGACGCTGACCGGCGGCCTGCGTTCGCTGCCCGTGATGGCGGCCCTGCTTGACAACGGCGCAGCCGACCTCTTTGGGCTTAGCCGCCCCTTCAACGCGGAGCCCGACCTTGTAAATCGCTGGGCCGAAGACGACGCGAGGCCGTCTGCCTGCATCTCCTGCAACGCCTGCTTCAAGACCGCCGCCTACGGCGTGGTGGATTGCCCGATCATGAGGGACAGGCAGGAGGGCGACTGGGACCCCCTTTGA
- a CDS encoding radical SAM protein, translating into MSDKLKKLAFFLPFAGCRGQCVYCDQRAITGVAEVPTPEDVRSVLKDITEPREICYFGGSFCRFPEDKIKEYLDCVTECAPAGSSVRFSTYPGDLRCDALRSLIKQYPVSRIELGIPTLDPAVLAACRREADPEKIFEDIAVLMEDSLPIGVQMMIGLPGQRRESSLRDLTKLAALKGDERWELRLYPCLVIGGTELERLCEEGRYHPLSVEEAVSWGGEFIELALELGFIPIRIGLQETVSLAAGVKAGPHHPALGELILAEAEARRLVKLAPGGPWPVPRRDISKFRGHGGFGIKRLAIHAGISENEAAGRVVYEDRPPAGTTSEIKREPNE; encoded by the coding sequence GGAGGTCCCGACTCCGGAAGATGTCCGTTCCGTCTTGAAAGATATCACAGAGCCGCGGGAGATCTGCTATTTCGGAGGCTCCTTCTGCCGTTTCCCGGAAGACAAAATAAAAGAATACCTGGACTGTGTCACGGAGTGCGCTCCCGCGGGCAGCTCCGTGCGTTTTTCGACATACCCGGGAGACCTTCGCTGCGACGCGCTGCGTTCGCTGATAAAACAATATCCGGTATCGCGCATAGAATTAGGCATACCGACGCTTGATCCCGCCGTTCTCGCCGCCTGCCGCCGCGAGGCCGATCCGGAAAAAATATTCGAGGATATCGCCGTCCTTATGGAGGATTCGCTGCCGATCGGCGTCCAGATGATGATCGGCCTGCCCGGACAGCGGAGGGAGAGCAGCCTGCGCGACCTTACGAAGCTCGCGGCCCTTAAAGGGGATGAACGTTGGGAGCTGCGCCTCTATCCGTGCCTTGTGATCGGAGGTACGGAGCTTGAAAGGCTCTGCGAAGAGGGGAGATATCATCCTCTGTCCGTAGAAGAGGCCGTGTCGTGGGGCGGAGAGTTTATCGAACTAGCCCTCGAGCTTGGGTTCATCCCGATCAGGATCGGCCTGCAGGAGACGGTCTCTCTCGCAGCCGGGGTGAAGGCCGGACCGCATCATCCGGCGCTCGGCGAGCTGATCCTCGCGGAGGCGGAGGCCAGGCGGCTCGTGAAACTGGCTCCCGGCGGCCCGTGGCCGGTCCCGCGGCGCGACATCTCAAAATTCCGCGGACATGGCGGCTTCGGTATAAAACGCCTTGCAATACACGCCGGAATATCGGAAAATGAGGCTGCGGGACGCGTCGTATACGAAGACAGACCTCCCGCGGGAACGACATCAGAGATCAAGAGGGAGCCGAACGAATGA